A genome region from Chelonia mydas isolate rCheMyd1 chromosome 24, rCheMyd1.pri.v2, whole genome shotgun sequence includes the following:
- the TMEM79 gene encoding transmembrane protein 79, which translates to MAAADPVAHTENVALVELRKEALEPPEQKVACGSVQDKKPGDPDAPLPWDQSRHSSVSEVATEPTTPSRKAPETEKRPSPEGSRTGPEPGPPGDKEVFLGSSPLQEEEEEGNRMPEVAMHVFVPIDPHCIEKAPGCQSLAGGSDWKKKQQQLAEEEAIVCCEKENGDPEKLAFLTHGPLSCPTRYDDPAGYDGGQTKPLFKRLQCLQCQDCSSANLKAVASMIGAMIIFPCFVYGAYVFLPFDAPLMPTMSARLVYTLRCGVFGTFPIILGLIVYGVSRLCFSSVQPFGELRREVEIHRRYVSQSVYLFILYFFNIAVLATYLPQEALKLIPLLTGLFAISRLLYWLAYAMGRSFRGFGFGLTFLPLLTMLLWNLYSMFILEPENMVATAANGKQDAPSEKQSRAAAPKMRYWG; encoded by the exons atggcagctgctgaTCCTGTAGCTCACACAGAGAACGTGGCGCTGGTGGAGCTGAGAAAGGAGGCTCTGGAGCCCCCAGAGCAGAAGGTGGCCTGCGGCAGTGTCCAAGACAAGAAGCCAGGAGACCCTGATGCTCCTCTGCCATGGGACCAGTCCCGGCACTCTTCCGTGAGTGAGGTGGCCACAGAGCCCACCACCCCATCCCGCAAGGCACCTGAGACAGAGAAGAGGCCAAGCCCTGAGGGGAGCCGCACAGGCCCCGAGCCGGGGCCTCCTGGAGACAAGGAGGTTTTCCTCGGTTCCTCCCCtctgcaggaagaggaggaagaagggaacAGAATGCCTGAGGTGGCCATGCATGTTTTTGTCCCCATCGATCCCCACTGTATCGAGAAGGCCCCCGGGTGCCAAAGCTTGGCAGGGGGCAGCGACtggaagaagaagcagcagcagctggcggAGGAGGAGGCCATCGTTTGCTGTGAGAAGGAGAATGGCGACCCCGAGAAACTGGCCTTCCTGACCCACGGCCCCCTGAGCTGCCCCACGCGCTACGACGACCCAGCTGGCTACGACGGTGGCCAGACCAAGCCGCTTTTCAAGAGGCTGCAGTGCCTCCAATGCCAGGACTGCAGCTCTGCCAACCTCAAGGCCGTGGCCTCCATGATTGGGGCCATGATCATCTTCCCCTGCTTCGTGTACGGGGCCTATGTCTTCCTGCCCTTCGACGCCCCCCTGATGCCAACCATGAGCGCCCGGCTGGTCTACACCCTTCGCTGCGGAGTGTTCGGCACCTTCCCCATCATCCTAG GTCTGATCGTGTACGGGGTCTCCCGCCTCTGCTTCTCCTCGGTGCAGCCCTTCGGGGAGCTGCGCCGGGAGGTGGAGATCCACCGGCGCTACGTCTCCCAGTCCGTTTACCTCTTCATCCTCTACTTCTTCAACATTGCCGTGCTGGCCACCTACCTCCCTCAGGAAGCCCTGAAGCTCATCCCGTTGCTCACGGGGCTGTTTGCCATCTCACG gcTGCTGTACTGGCTGGCCTATGCCATGGGCCGCTCTTTCCGCGGCTTCGGCTTCGGCCTGaccttcctgcccctgctgaccATGCTCCTGTGGAACCTCTATAGCATGTTCATCCTGGAGCCCGAGAACATGGTCGCCACTGCCGCCAACGGCAAGCAGGACGCCCcgtcggagaagcagagccggGCCGCGGCGCCCAAGATGAGATACTGGGGGTAA